The Lolium rigidum isolate FL_2022 chromosome 2, APGP_CSIRO_Lrig_0.1, whole genome shotgun sequence genomic interval gcttcattgtcggatcttgtgagctgcctaacatgatcaagatcatctatctgtaattctatatgttgtgtttgtcgggatccgatggatagagaatactatgttatgttgattatcaatctattacctatgtgttgtttatgatcttgcatgccctccgttattagtagaggctcggccaagtttttgctcttaactccaagagggagtatttatgctcgatagtgggttcatgcctccattaaatctgggacagtgacagaaagttctaaggttgtggatgtgctgttgccactagggataaaacattgatgctatgtctaaggatgtagttattgattacattatgcactgatgacccacaagtataggggatcgcggcagtcttcgcgggtagtaaaacccaatttattgattcgacacaaggtgaggtaaagaatacttataagccttaacaactgagtcgtcaattcagctgcacctggaaaagcactagtaacaggggtaatgtgaaagcagcagtaatatgagagcagtagtaacaataacacagcagcagtagcagtaatatgagagcaatgacaccagaaaatagttgatactacttccaatgacatgtagaacgagtatatgatgatgaaagatggaccggggttcccagctatctacactagtggcaactctctcaataacaagtgttgggtgaacgaattacagtcgggcaattgataggattgaaatagcattaagacagaatatcaagatcattaatcatgtaggcatgttttccatatatagtcatacgtgcttgcaatgagaaacttgtacaacatcttttgtcctaccagccggtggcgaacgggcctctagggaatctacttggaaattaaggtactccttttaatagagcaccggagcaaagcattaacactcggtgaaaacatgtgatcctcatatctaagcctttccctccagttgtcccaatttctgtcactttggggcctttggttccggacatagacatgtgcatacaacttgtagatacaatctaagcaataagtatagagctcaaatctaagatcatgccactcgggccctagtgacaagcattaagcataacaagattgcagcaacaataacttcacaaactttgtagatagacaatcataacgtaacaatccatcggatcccgacaaacacaacaccgattacatcagatgaatctcaaccatgtaaggcagctcatgagatcattgtattgaagtacatgggggagagaataccaactagctacagctagaacccgtagtccatgggggaactactcacggagcatgatggaggcgatgtcgttgatggagatggcttccgggggcacttccccgtcccggcagggtgccggaacagacttatgtcccccgaaacggagtttcgcgatggtggcggcgcccctggagtctttctggagtttcgtcaattggtactgcgtttttaggtcgaaagggcttaaataggcgaagagacgaagTCGGAggggcgccagggctccctccccacaggccggcgcggccaggggctgccccgtgcggccctgtggtgtgggggccccaggcctcccctctgactccccttcggtgtcctggtccgtctcggtgaattatgatgtttggtcttcgtttcgtcgaattccgagaatattgcccgaacagcctttctggaaccaaaaacagcataaaacatgaactggcactgtggcatcttgttaataggttagttccggaaaacgcataaaaacattataaagtgcaagcaaaacatgtaagtattgtcataaaacaagcatggaacatcagaaattatggatacgttggagacgtatcagcatccccaagcttagttcctactcgtcctcgagtagttaaaccataaaagaataatttctgtagtgacatgctacttatataaccttgatcatactattacaaagcacatgagatgaatgaagtgactcaaggcaataatctatagttgctaacaaatagataacatatagcaaaacttttcatgaagagcactttcaagacaagcatcaaaagtcttgcacaagagttaactcataaagcaatatattcaaagtaaaggcatcgaagcaacacaaaggaagatttaagtttcagcagttgctttcaactttcaacatgtatatctcatggataatggtcaacacaaagtaatataatgaatgcaaataagcaagtatgtaagaatcaatgcacggttgacacaagtgtttgcttctaagatggaaggaagtaggtaagctgactcaacataaagtaaaagaatggcccttcgcgagaggaagcggggattaaatcatgtgctagagctttttaagttttgaaatcatatagagagcataaaagtaaagttttgagaggtgtttgttgttgtcaacgaatgatagtgggcactctaactacctcatcaaccagactttcaagagcgtctcccatgaaggacgttatctctaccagcaaggtagatcatccctcttctcttttgtttacacatgtattttagtttcattatttatggatgacactcctcccaaccttttgctttcacaagccatggctaaccgaatcctcgggtggcttccaacattcacataccatgaaggagtgtctatttgcaaaattaagttgcttacagatagatcagggcaaaacacgtgaagagaattattaatgcaagttaattaattgggtgcgggaaccccattgctagctctttttgcaaaattattggataagcggatgaagccactagtccattggtgagagtctgtcaagagtaaatgacaaggttgaaagataaaacaccacatacttcctcatgagctataaaacatcaacacaaattaagaagcattttgaaggtttaaaggtagcacatgaagtatttacttggaatggcaggaaataccacatagtaggtagatatggtggacacaaatggcataggttttggcttaaggttttggatgcacgagaagcatttcctctcagcacaaggctttggctagcaaggttgtttgaagcaaacacaagtatgaaccggtacagcaaaacttacataagaacatattgcaagcattataatactctacactgtcttccttgttgctcaaacacttttaccagaaaatatctagaccttaagagagaccaatcatgcaaaccaatttcaacaagctctacagtagttctccactaataggtttaaactacatgaaaaaaaacttaatcatgatctacttgagagctcaaaacaattgccaagtgtcaaattatccaagacatgatgaggcgttttctgtttccaaccaaataaccataagtgatgtagcttccaacttttatcattgaacattaaaagtaaagcgaagaacaagtgttcatatgaaaaagcggagcgtgtctctctcccaaacaaggattgctaggatccgatcttattcaaacaaaaacaaaaacaaaaacaaacagacgctccaagcaaagtacataagatgtgaccgaataaaaatatagtttcaagagaagaaacctgataatttgtcgatgaagaaggggatgccttgggcatccccaagcttagatgcttgagtcttcttgaaatatgcagggatgaaccacgggggcatccccaagcttagactcttcactcttcttgatcatagtatatcatcctcctctcttgacccttgaaaacttcctccacaccaaactcgaaacaaactcattagagtgttagtgcataatcaaaaactcacatgttcagaggtgacacaatcattcttaacacttcggacattgctcaaagctactggaaggtaatggaacaaagaaatccacccaacacagcgaaagaagcaatgcgaaataaaaggcagaatctgtcaaaacagaacagtccgtaaagacgaatttattgaggcaccagacttgctcatatgaaaatgaccaaattgaatgaaagttgcgtacatatctgaggatcactcacgtaaattggcataattttctgagttacctacagggaattaggcccagattcgtgacgacaagaaatgcgTTTactcgcgataatccaaatccgagtatgaaccttactatcaaagactttacttggcacaacaatgcaataaaaataagataaggagaggttgctacagtagtaacaacttccaagacacaaatataaaatagaggtactgtagcaaaataaacacatgggttatctcccaagaagttctttctttatagccattaagatgggctcagcagttttaatgatgcactcacaagaaataagagttgaagcaaaagagagtatcaaaaagcaaattcaaaacacatttaagtctaacccacttcctatgcatatgaatcttgtacacaaataaattcatgaagaacaaagtgacaagcataagaagataaaacaagagtaacttcaaaattttcagtatataaagaggtgttttagtaccatgcaaatttctactaccatattttcctctctcataatagttttcagtagcttcatgaacaaactcaacaatataactatcacatgaagcatgtttctcatgatccataaacacataatttttatcaagctcaaaaatagtgcgattaaaacttccaaacacacttttatcaataatataacaagatggttgatcaatctcaagagatatgggactcatagataatgtcaagacctctccaatcccatttcattagtagtacaattaatattatcaagtaacataggaccatcatcaagagctttatcataaacatttgctacgcaaaattctttagtaccatgcatttcaacatcaggcacaaacaaagcattatcataagatttatcaaaatagcatggattatcataaataacagtagcataattattctcacaagttttactcatagggaatatttcaagagaatccacgggaacataacattcatccgcctttggtaagcatggaggacaatcaaatagtgtaagagataaagagttactctcattagaaggttggcatgggtagctaatccattcttcctccttttgttcatcactctcctcttctttttcatccaatgagctttcgaggttcatcaatttcctcctctttttcgtccaatgagctttcgggttcatcaatttcttcttccacgaggtccccgcaaattgtgagtgcattcttgtgcattaatgagtctctctttataatcaatgatataaggattatcggtgtaactttcattgcaaaaattaaggatagaagagacataatctttaaggtccttacaaacaacacaagtttcataatttttaaccatgaaggattctatctcgagaggctcccataaatatgacaaattgttctacctcttcaaacccaaaatgaatatagctattccgattatagttcttaattaaaaattcctcaccaaagccacattgaaatttaagatgtttagtgtcctgttgagagcaatagtttatatcatggcgtttaagcaagattttagcaattgtattcaatttttctatcacaacactcatcactttaccagttcttgattctctataattattatagtattctataagctccaagtaggttatgggttctcccataacagcagtttttaatttttaggtttttcaaatttttatggatttttgggtatatgagaaaagtaaaacaaaacaaaaaaaaactagacaaaagtaaactaagcaaaacaaaataaaataaaatagagagagaggtagagtgtactccccaggtgaacttatgagtagagctatgcctccccggcaacggcgccagaaaacagtcttgatgacccacaagtataggggatcgcggcagtcttcgcgggtagtaaaacccaatttattgattcgacacaaggggaggtaaagaatacttataagccttaacaagcgagtCGTCAATTCaatttgcacctggaaaagcactagtaacgggggtaatGTGAAAGCgacggtaatatgagagcgagtagtaacaaTAACACGACGAGcgatagcagtaatatgagagcaatggcaccggaaaatagttgatactacttccaatgacatgtagaacgagtatatgatgatgaaagatggaccggggttcccgactatctacactagtggcaactctctcaataacaagtgttgggtgaacgaattacgagtcgggcaattgataggattgaaatagcattaagacggaatatcaagatcattaatcatgtaggcatgttttccatatatagtcatacgtgctcgcaatgagaaacttgtacaacatcttttgtcctaccagtcggtggcggcagggcctctagggaatctactgaaaattaaggtactccttttaatagagcaccggagcaaagcattaacactcggtgaaaacatgtgatcctcatatctaagcctttccctccgagttgtcccaatttacgtcactttggggcctttggttccggacatagacatgtgcatacaacttgtagatacaatctaagcaataagtatagagctcaaatctaagatcatgccactcgggccctagtgacaagcattaagcataacaagattgcggcaacaataacttcacaaactttgtagatagacaatcataacgtaacaatccatcggatcccgacaaacacaacaccgattacatcgagatgaatctcaatcatgtaaggcagctcatgagatcattgtattgaagtacatgggggagagaataccaactagctacggctagaacccgtagtccatgggggaactactcacggagcatgatggaggcgatggcgttgatggagatggcttcggggcacttccccgtccggcgaggtgccggaacagagacttctgtcccccgaaacggagtttcgcgatggtggcggcgcccctggagtctttctggagtttcttcaattggtactgcgtttttaggtcgaaagggcttaaataggcgaagagacggagtcggaggggcgccagggctccctccccacaggccggtgcggctaggggctggcccgcgcggccctgtggtgtgggggccccaggcctcccctctgactccccttcggtgtcctggtccgtcttggtgaattatgatgtttggtcttcgtttcgtcgaattccgagaatattgcccgaacagcctttctggaaccaaaaacaacagaaaacgagaactggcactgtggcatcttgttaataggttagttccggaaaacgcataaaaacattataaagtgcaagcaaaacatgtaagtattgtcataaaacaagcatggaacatcagaaattatggatacgttggagacgtatcacgcaccatacttaatgcaattgtctgttgtttacaacttaatactggaaggggttcggatgataacctgaaggtggactttttaggcatagatgcatgctggatagcggtctatgtactttgtcgtaatgcccaattaaatctcactatactcatcatatcatgtatgtgcatggtcatgccctctctatttgtcaattgcccgactgtaatttgttcacccaacatgctatttatcttatgggagagacacctctagtgaactgtggaccccggtccattcttttacattgaatacaatctactgcaatacttgttctacttgttttacgcaaacaatcatcatccacactatacatctaattctttgttacggcatgccggtgagattgacaacctcactgttttgttggggcaaagtactttggttgtgttgtgcaggttccacgttggcgccggaattcctggtgttgcgccgcactacatcccgccgccatcaaccttcaacgtgcttcttggctcctcctggttcgataaaccttggtttctttctgagggaaaacttgctgatgtgcgtatcataccttcctcttggggttcccaacggacgtgttaattacacGCAATCACCTTGTCTCCTTCCTCTGCACCCGCTACAACGACCGGCAGGCTCTCGGAGCACGACGCCGTCCGCCGCCTCCTGGATGTTGATGCCGACCTCCATGCCGCCGCGCTGGATGCGGCGCGCCGGGGCCACCGTCCGCCGCTGGTCCTCCCGCTGCTCATCCCCGACGCCCATGCTCCTCCCGTACTGGCACGAAGCCGAGCGACACCGCTCCTCCCATGGCACTCTCCTGCCCGTACTAGATGAGAGGAATTCCCTTTGATGGAGAGGGTCGCGACAGGGGGAGCATGATGCGGCTGCAACAGCAACAACAGCTACAGGGGGTCGGGTCGTCAAGGTAAGCGGCGGCGCCTTTCTGGGAGTCCATGTCGGTGCTCGACCGCCGGCACAACCTCAGCCCAAGCCCGCGCACGCAGAACGGAGATGGCCTCAGACCTCCCACCGTGCTCCTCAATGGCGGTGCGGAGGCGGCCTACGAGCGCGCCGAGGCTATCCCAGCCCCCAGGCCTGTACTGGCAAAAGGTGGGTCAGTCTAGACTCTAGAGCTCCATGGGCGGGCGGTGAGAGAGAGGTAGGTGGGAGAGGATGAGGGTCACGGGCTGAGAGCAGAAATTAATTCTCCATGTGGTCCATGTAGTACTATACCTAACAATTACACGACTACTACTCAAATTAACAGGAAAATACCCTGCCACCAGATTGGGCCTACATCTAACGTGGACCAATAGAATTTGGAGTTCAGCTGAGAGCAAATGCCGCTGGGTTCCATCTATTCACTCTCCTATTGAAGTTCCTATATAAGATCGAGCGCGACCAGGATAGGGTTGCACATTGTCTAGCCAAGGTAGGTAGAACTAGAGGAAGCACCAATTATTGGGTGCTTCATATACCAGTATGTATTTCTGAACTGTCGTTGGCTGACTGTAATTCTATTATTGAGGAATAAAGACTCAATATTTTCCTTAAAAAAAGATTTATTTGGAATTAGTTTTTCTATTTTAACCTTAGAAGATTTGCATTTTCTTTGTGTATGGTGGTTTGACCAAGTCGGGAAATGTTGTCAGCCAGGGACCTTGGACTGGTCCCACAAATCCACCTAGGATTCAGCATTTGGAAAGGTGGAAACCAATCAGGACGTCCCCTTCTACCTCGCTCCCCTCCGCCGGAACCCTTCTCctcgcgccgccccgccccgcccgtcCTCCATTGCTGCCCACCCCTTTACCACAGCACCGAAACTCCCAAACACGTCCTGGTCGGAGTCGGAGGTGATCGACGACAGCCCCAGATCCCCAATTTTTCTCCGTCTGCAAATCCGGCCTCACTTCCCAATTCGCTCCTATTCCCAATTCCTCACCTCctccccagcgccgccgccgccgccgcctcgtttTTTCGACTCTAAGCCAGGTAGGCTGCAGCAAGCCATCCGTTCTCCCCAGTCCTAGAGTGGACTCGGTGGACCGGAAATCCAGCCAACCCTGGTTTCCATCGGAGGCGGGCTCGGCGAGGCCGAATGGGTTCGGCTTCTAAGCCAtctccgtcggcggcggcggcgcctagcCGGCGCAAGGTGGCGCTCTGCCTGGCGCTCCTCACCCTGCAGTACGGCGCGCAGCCCCTGATCTCCAAGCGCTGCGTCGGGTAAGCCGCACGCTCCCATATCACCCCGCCAAATTAGGCATTATTATTAGTCTCAGTCTGTGACGCCTCCTCTTTACTGGAGTTGGAGGATGAGAGCTGGGGAAGTTTACCCCGTCGTATTTCGGAAAATATTCGCCAATAGCATGTAGGGTGTAGATGAGCAGCGTGGTGTACTACTAGGTAGTACAGTAATGGTCACTAGTCACGACGAATGGTCGGTATCGCCTTCACGGATTCATCAGATTTGCGTACCAGCCTAGTCTGGACCAGTTTGGTGGGTGCAGATGGTTGTGCCCATTGTGATAATGATAGCTCTGCAATTGTTTCGTGCAGCATCTGGTTCGCAGAATGCTCATTCTGTTCAGATTGTTATAAGCTACTTGAGCCTTGAACGAATATATGTAGCATCCGATTTTGTTTGAGAAATCACATCATGGTTGGAAGAGAGCAAAAATCACTTGTCTGTTAATGGACATGTTAGTAGTAGTATCAATGGTGGATGCATTGGTTTGGTTAACTATGGCTAGCAGCATCAGCTTGCAATACTAGAAGTTTTTGTTCTTTCGAACCTTATGGAGCTTTTTTTTATATCGTAGCCTGGTCTTATTCCTGAAACGATATTGTATAAGCTGTCTTTTCATATGTTATCCTTGTATAAGAAATCAGAAGCCTAGATGCAGAGTTCATAAATGCTTGAATATGAAAATTGATTGATCCTCTACTTGGGAAAAAGAGTCTATGCTCAAAAACTTAGAAATCCTATGAATGTCTGAATTAAAACAGACAGATGATTCCTAGCATTCATTACCCAGAAACCAGTCaaaattcaaattcgaaatttgacaAAAAGGAACCTTTGCATACAAAAGTAGTTCCTACTGGTAAATGGCTGTGGACCAGTACTAGGTGTGGTCAGTGATTTCTGAAACAAGCACTTTAGTTCCTCTTAGTCGCTACATTGCCAGACGTGGTTTTCCTAGCAATTGATGAATCATATTGACACATATTTATCAATACTTAAGAATTTAATATTCATGTGAAATTGCATCAGTTAAATTCCTGACAGGTCCTCTCAGTCACTATGGACCAGAAATGGTTTTGTTGGCAACTAATAAATCAAATGGGTTGTTTGTTAATAATTTAATAGCCATGTAAAACTGCACCAGGACACCAGGTAACAGCGAAGTTACAGGCATTGTCCTTTTACCAATTTGTTAGACCAGGTTTTATGTACTTCATGAGCTTGGATCTCTTCCACTAATGAAATAATCAAGCGAAGTACTATCTGGATGTTCTTAACCCCTTTTGTTGCTTGTACTGCTGCAGGCGAGAAGTTATAGTAACTTCATTGGTTCTTGCAATTGAAGTATTAAAGGTCTGGTAGTTGATTTCATTTGCTCTAGAATGATCTTCACCTGGCCAGTTCTGATTCTATATACATGTGTATAGGTTATATGTGCTGTCATTTTATTACTGGCAGAGGGCAATCTGAAGAAGCAATTCAGTAATTGGAGTCTTGTCGGATCGCTGACTGCGTCAGGACTTCCTGCTGCAATCTATGCACTTCAGAATAGCCTGTTGCAGATATCATACAAGAATTTAGATTCCCTGACCTTTTCAATCCTTAATCAGACCAAGCTATTATTCACAGCATTCTTCACGTATCTTATTTTGGGGTATGTCCTGCTGATTCCTCTACTTGATTTACATTGTCTTAAGTATTGAAAAATGACAATATTGAAGATCATATGATGCATTAATCATGAAAAAGCAGGCATAACAATAATGTGAACTTCCTGAATGAATAGTATTCTCTTTGGAATGTTATCATACTGCAAGAACAATGGATTCTTGCTTATTTATGTAACCACAGCTTAGTGCATAGCTAAATGAAAAAGTAGCGCTCCAAATTTAACACGCTATACAATTAAGCCTCTAAGTTGTATTTTTTGCAAGATTCTGTGCGGCTGTGGCCACTGCTTAAGCATATAATTTATATTCAGAACATTGGTTAATGACCTGCACCCCTGCATGAACATTGGTTATAATTTTCAACTTGAATCAACCATGACGCTAATTGTTCTATTGGCTTAGTTTGATGTCTTTGCCTGGCGTGTACATGTGTGCTTTTTAGTTCAAGTGATGAAACATAGTAAGGCAGTATAGAAAGACAGAAAACACCTTCAGGTCATGTCTCAAGAAACATTGAACCATTAGCTGTAAGTTATCCCAAGGATTTGAGTTATAAAATAAATGAAATTGTCAGGAAGATGTTTTATCCATCACCCTGGGTGATATAAAGATTGTTGTTTTACCTTACTCCCTGAGAAAGGATGAAATATGCAAACAACAGTGTTCATTTAAGGAGCcgtttttttctttctaaaaCAAAGTGTACTATCTTTTGTGCTCCACATATAGCATGGGTCTGGACACTGTGGGGCAGACTAAATGTCATTGATTTATTTTACGGGGTGAATAAACAAGTGGATCGTGTTCTCTTCGTAATGATGTACCAGGGGTGCTTGGTACCTTTGATCTCGTTACTTTTTGTTCAGTCTGCAAATAGAAAACTATCTGGAGTAATTTCGTTCTCATTAGGTTGATTACCGTTTGGATCATCTTGCAGGCAAAAACAATCGCCCAAACAAATTTTAGCATTAACCCTCTTAATCAGCGCGGCTGTCCTTTTAAGCATTGGGGAGAGTAGCAGGAAAGGTGTAAGTGGTGGTAGCTCTGATTATGTCTTACTCTATGGAATCATTCCTGTAACGGTCGCATCAGTGTTGTCTGGTTTGGCCTCTTCCTTGTGTCAGTGGGCATCTCAGGTTAGACTTGTCATTTTACCTTCCAGAAAGAGTTTGTTGCCACAGTTAACATTTTCAATAATTACAGGTAAAAAAGCATACGTCCTATATGATGACTATCGAGATGTCATTTATTGGGAGTATGTGCTTGTTAGCAAGTACCTTTCAGTCACCAGACGGAGAAGCCCTGAGAAAATA includes:
- the LOC124692783 gene encoding UDP-N-acetylglucosamine transporter ROCK1-like, translated to MGSASKPSPSAAAAPSRRKVALCLALLTLQYGAQPLISKRCVGREVIVTSLVLAIEVLKVICAVILLLAEGNLKKQFSNWSLVGSLTASGLPAAIYALQNSLLQISYKNLDSLTFSILNQTKLLFTAFFTYLILGQKQSPKQILALTLLISAAVLLSIGESSRKGVSGGSSDYVLLYGIIPVTVASVLSGLASSLCQWASQVKKHTSYMMTIEMSFIGSMCLLASTFQSPDGEALRKYGFFHEWTLWTVVSTLC